In one Candidatus Nealsonbacteria bacterium genomic region, the following are encoded:
- the apgM gene encoding 2,3-bisphosphoglycerate-independent phosphoglycerate mutase, with protein MKILFIIIDGLGDRPIKKLNNKTPLESASTPNLDYLAENGISGLILPFLFPWEKEPTSEGTHVALFGYKDYFLGRGVYEAAGVGMRMRKKDIAFRVNFGTIDKNLKIIDRRAGRIDKTQPLVESLNGKVIDGIKFLLKKSSGHRAVLILRGRDLSNKVSDGDPNKEGVKVKKILPLNKSKSAQKIAEVLNKFLTTAHLILKNHPFNKKRIKRKLLPANYLLVRGAGKLRKVPSFKKRYNLKAVCVAAGALYKGVAKIIGMDEISVKGATGFANTNLGGKILAAKKALKRYNFVFLHIKATDTFAHDGDFLGKKKFIEKIDKNIKSLLDLKNTLIVVTADHSTCSLLERHCKEAIPILIYGAGRNSVSKFSEKDCKKGKLGKIKQIDLMSKIMKVIEKSK; from the coding sequence ATGAAAATCCTCTTTATTATTATTGATGGTCTTGGAGATAGACCCATAAAAAAACTCAATAATAAGACCCCTTTGGAGTCGGCCAGTACTCCAAATTTAGATTATTTAGCTGAAAATGGAATTTCTGGTTTAATTTTACCCTTTTTGTTTCCTTGGGAAAAAGAGCCTACTTCAGAAGGTACTCACGTTGCCTTGTTTGGTTATAAAGATTATTTTTTAGGCCGGGGAGTCTATGAAGCTGCCGGAGTTGGAATGCGGATGAGAAAAAAAGATATAGCTTTTAGGGTAAATTTTGGAACAATAGATAAAAATCTCAAGATTATTGACCGAAGAGCAGGAAGAATTGATAAAACCCAACCATTAGTAGAATCTTTAAACGGAAAAGTAATTGATGGGATTAAATTTCTACTTAAAAAATCTTCTGGCCATCGAGCAGTATTAATATTGAGAGGTAGAGATTTATCAAATAAAGTTTCAGATGGAGATCCGAATAAAGAAGGGGTAAAAGTAAAAAAGATTCTTCCTCTAAACAAATCAAAATCAGCCCAAAAAATAGCAGAAGTTTTAAATAAATTTTTAACTACAGCACATCTTATTTTAAAAAATCATCCTTTTAATAAAAAGAGAATTAAAAGAAAACTTTTACCGGCAAATTATCTTTTAGTAAGAGGAGCAGGGAAATTAAGGAAAGTACCTTCTTTCAAAAAACGATATAATTTGAAAGCAGTTTGTGTTGCAGCTGGAGCTCTTTATAAAGGTGTAGCAAAAATTATAGGGATGGATGAAATTTCTGTAAAAGGAGCGACCGGTTTTGCCAATACGAATCTTGGAGGTAAAATTTTAGCTGCAAAAAAAGCTTTGAAAAGATATAATTTTGTTTTTTTACATATAAAAGCTACCGATACTTTTGCTCATGATGGAGATTTTTTAGGCAAAAAGAAATTTATTGAAAAGATTGACAAAAATATAAAATCTTTATTAGATCTTAAAAACACTTTAATTGTAGTAACCGCTGACCATTCAACCTGTTCTTTGTTAGAAAGGCATTGTAAAGAAGCTATTCCCATTTTAATCTATGGGGCAGGAAGAAATTCTGTTTCAAAATTTTCGGAGAAAGATTGCAAAAAAGGCAAACTTGGTAAGATAAAGCAGATAGATTTAATGTCTAAAATTATGAAAGTAATAGAAAAAAGTAAATAG
- a CDS encoding SufD family Fe-S cluster assembly protein, with the protein MKNVKNVHFLQIDHKIKNIFEAKEVTILPSLEAWQKFVWTRKFFGEKPKEGYFVWVKKQINFPLMTCITIASPKIFQDLNNLLIIEKNIKVKANGVCNAQKNNLCGTHKAKGKLILKEGVFLEYEHIHRWGEKDNISLDYEFTLEKNSRLIYNYQNLFPPENLKLKTTIHNGKNSSSNLNFVINSFNSKTKVKDSIFLEGQGSQGIIRLRLIGRKKSQIEAVSQIFAKAPGKGHLDCQGLLVSKTAKISLIPQLVCQNKEAQITHEASIGKISEEELTYLRMRGLTEKEAIDLIVSGFLKL; encoded by the coding sequence ATGAAAAATGTAAAAAATGTCCATTTTTTGCAAATTGACCACAAGATTAAAAATATCTTTGAGGCAAAAGAAGTAACAATTTTGCCAAGTCTCGAAGCTTGGCAGAAGTTTGTTTGGACAAGAAAATTTTTCGGAGAAAAACCAAAAGAAGGATATTTTGTTTGGGTCAAAAAGCAAATTAATTTTCCTTTGATGACTTGTATTACTATTGCTTCGCCTAAAATTTTTCAAGATTTAAACAATTTATTAATCATTGAAAAAAATATTAAGGTAAAAGCAAATGGGGTTTGCAATGCTCAAAAAAATAATCTTTGCGGGACTCATAAAGCCAAAGGGAAACTTATTTTAAAAGAGGGAGTTTTCTTGGAATATGAACATATCCATAGATGGGGCGAGAAAGATAATATCTCTCTGGATTATGAGTTTACTTTAGAGAAAAATTCCCGTTTAATTTACAATTATCAAAATTTATTTCCGCCAGAGAATCTGAAATTAAAAACAACAATTCACAATGGGAAAAATTCTTCTTCAAATTTAAATTTTGTCATTAATTCTTTTAACTCAAAAACGAAAGTAAAAGACAGCATTTTTTTAGAGGGTCAAGGTTCCCAGGGAATTATTAGGTTAAGATTGATTGGAAGAAAAAAGAGTCAAATTGAAGCCGTCAGCCAAATTTTTGCTAAAGCTCCCGGAAAAGGTCATCTGGATTGCCAGGGATTATTAGTCAGCAAAACCGCTAAAATTTCTTTAATTCCTCAATTGGTTTGTCAAAACAAGGAAGCTCAAATCACTCATGAAGCCTCTATTGGTAAAATTTCAGAGGAAGAATTAACTTATTTAAGAATGAGGGGGCTAACCGAAAAAGAGGCAATTGATTTAATAGTTAGCGGATTTTTAAAACTATGA
- the eno gene encoding phosphopyruvate hydratase, with amino-acid sequence MKSSLINSIKAREILDSRGNPTIEVDLKTNLGSFLASVPSGASTGKYETMELRDGGKRYFGKGVLKAVKNINEIINPELKGKDLILQKEIDELMIKLDGTDNKSRLGANAICAVSLAVCRAGAKAKKLELFQYIKEIAETLYKIPATKYKIPFPSFNIINGGVHAGNDLDIQEFMVIPQRDVFSENLKVASEIYHQLKILLSKKYGKQAVNLGDEGGFAPPLLFAEQALEIILEAARTLNYEKEIKIILDIAASQFFEEGKYKMKIGIFTREGLKRYYLNLISKYPILGLEDPFSEDDWEGFREITKGSGKEFLVIGDDLLVTNSKRIKEAREKDAVNAVILKINQIGTVSEAFEAAKLAKDFGWKIIVSHRSGETNDDFIADFAVGIGADFIKTGAPARGERVAKYNRLLKIEEEI; translated from the coding sequence ATGAAATCTTCTTTAATCAACAGCATAAAAGCGAGAGAAATTTTGGATTCAAGGGGCAATCCTACTATTGAGGTTGATTTAAAAACAAATCTGGGAAGCTTTCTGGCATCTGTACCATCGGGAGCTTCAACCGGAAAATACGAGACAATGGAGTTAAGAGATGGAGGAAAAAGATATTTTGGTAAAGGGGTTTTAAAAGCAGTAAAGAACATAAATGAAATAATTAATCCTGAGCTTAAGGGTAAGGATTTAATCTTACAAAAAGAGATTGATGAGTTAATGATTAAATTGGATGGAACGGACAATAAATCTCGTTTGGGAGCTAATGCAATTTGCGCAGTTTCTTTGGCTGTTTGCAGGGCAGGGGCTAAAGCTAAGAAATTAGAGCTTTTCCAATATATAAAGGAGATTGCTGAAACTCTATATAAAATACCAGCTACTAAATACAAAATACCATTTCCCTCATTCAATATTATTAACGGCGGAGTTCATGCTGGAAACGATTTAGACATTCAAGAATTTATGGTTATTCCTCAAAGAGACGTTTTTTCCGAAAATTTAAAAGTAGCCTCAGAAATTTATCATCAGTTAAAAATCCTTCTTTCAAAGAAATACGGAAAGCAAGCTGTAAATTTGGGAGATGAAGGAGGATTTGCTCCCCCTCTTTTATTTGCAGAACAAGCCTTGGAAATAATTTTAGAAGCAGCCAGAACTTTAAATTATGAAAAAGAGATTAAAATTATTTTAGACATAGCTGCTTCTCAGTTTTTTGAGGAGGGGAAATACAAAATGAAAATTGGTATTTTTACAAGAGAGGGTTTAAAGAGGTATTATTTAAACCTTATTTCAAAGTATCCAATCTTAGGATTAGAAGATCCTTTTTCAGAAGATGACTGGGAAGGATTTAGGGAAATTACAAAAGGATCTGGCAAGGAATTTTTGGTGATTGGGGATGACCTTTTAGTTACCAACTCAAAAAGAATAAAAGAGGCAAGAGAAAAAGATGCTGTAAATGCTGTGATTTTGAAAATAAACCAAATTGGAACGGTTTCAGAGGCCTTTGAAGCAGCTAAGTTAGCTAAAGATTTTGGATGGAAGATAATAGTTTCTCATCGCTCGGGGGAAACTAATGATGACTTTATTGCTGATTTTGCAGTAGGAATTGGAGCCGATTTCATTAAGACTGGAGCTCCGGCTCGTGGAGAGAGAGTAGCAAAGTATAACAGATTATTAAAGATAGAAGAGGAAATATGA
- a CDS encoding Rrf2 family transcriptional regulator yields the protein MRISKKSQYGLRAMVYLAGVFGKEKKICSLREISEKENISFDYLEKIMSKLEKADLVKAKKGVQGGYFLKRSPQKINVGEIIRVLESTMSPVKCLAKEKRYNCPRKKTCKTLNVWKKVQEVLNSTLESITLADLIKKK from the coding sequence ATGAGAATTTCAAAGAAATCTCAATATGGTCTGCGGGCAATGGTTTATTTAGCCGGTGTTTTTGGAAAAGAGAAAAAGATTTGTTCTTTGAGAGAAATTTCTGAAAAAGAAAACATATCTTTTGATTATTTAGAAAAGATAATGTCAAAATTAGAAAAGGCCGACCTAGTCAAGGCAAAAAAAGGCGTTCAAGGGGGATATTTTTTAAAGCGTTCTCCCCAAAAAATAAATGTGGGAGAGATAATAAGAGTTTTGGAGAGCACAATGTCTCCTGTTAAGTGCTTGGCGAAAGAAAAAAGATATAATTGTCCTCGTAAAAAGACCTGTAAAACACTGAATGTTTGGAAAAAGGTTCAGGAGGTTTTAAACTCTACTTTAGAATCTATTACTTTAGCAGATTTAATCAAGAAAAAATAG
- a CDS encoding FAD-dependent oxidoreductase, giving the protein MPYELIIIGGGPAGITAGIYAARQKINTLLITKDFGGQIAKKAVAIENYPGFEAISGIELVEKFKKQLSKYKIDIERDEVIKVKKVNKSFFISTRSKKEFEAKAVIVASGADPRPLEVPGEKEFIGKGVSYCAVCLPSGEEIVANNSLEKIEEIGISHQVLTGDRNFKNISQIIGRDYRGKIIKVKIRFFTEPVRLTSNHPVLTSKVKRIPHRKVQVIDKPKWKKAEELNSQDVVLYPIISKIKDIEKIRFSKILGVEVKNGKAKNDQETYTSHRISDVIPVDEKFLRLGGYYLAEGSLGRQEVMIYFNKKEKKYINDSVNLIKKLFSLNPYVKTAGGVVRISIFSKLVRDLFQTLFGKNAPNKKIPHWMLFLPLEKQKEIIKGFYRGDGCLRNKDFCIVTTSRTLAYQMRDILLRFKIIPGIERRKKEKLNKVPGEIGGRKIRFNYDKYHIRIGGPSLKKMSEILSVYHPYMDKRNRVCRHAWIKGNYLYLPIREVESEGYRGRVYNLRVEGNNTYIAKNFIVHNCDGAVFSGKTVAVIGGGNSAFETALFLTNLAKKIYILEYGSEIKADKENQEAVEKSGKVKIITNAALKEIKGDKFVNSLVYQDRKTKEEKTLDVEGIFVEIGYQPTTFFVKGLVDFNEEDEIKIEFETCQTKTPGLFAAGDVNVGKFKQVTTACGEGTKAALAAFNYLKGLKV; this is encoded by the coding sequence ATGCCTTATGAGTTAATTATAATTGGAGGTGGGCCAGCTGGAATTACAGCTGGTATTTATGCAGCAAGACAAAAAATAAATACACTTTTAATCACAAAAGATTTTGGAGGTCAAATAGCTAAAAAAGCCGTAGCGATAGAGAATTATCCGGGATTTGAAGCAATTTCAGGAATAGAACTGGTTGAAAAATTTAAAAAGCAGTTAAGTAAATATAAAATTGATATTGAAAGAGACGAGGTAATAAAAGTAAAGAAAGTTAATAAATCTTTTTTTATTTCAACTCGGAGTAAAAAAGAATTTGAGGCAAAAGCAGTAATTGTTGCTTCCGGAGCTGACCCCCGACCTTTAGAAGTACCCGGAGAAAAAGAATTTATTGGAAAAGGAGTAAGTTATTGCGCCGTATGTCTTCCTTCGGGAGAAGAAATAGTAGCTAATAATTCTTTAGAAAAGATTGAAGAAATAGGAATATCTCACCAGGTTTTAACAGGTGATAGAAATTTTAAGAATATAAGTCAGATAATAGGACGTGATTACAGAGGGAAAATAATAAAAGTAAAAATTAGATTTTTTACAGAACCGGTTCGATTAACTTCAAACCACCCCGTATTGACTTCAAAAGTTAAAAGGATTCCCCATAGAAAAGTCCAAGTAATAGATAAGCCAAAATGGAAAAAAGCTGAAGAATTGAATTCCCAAGATGTAGTTTTGTATCCCATAATCTCAAAGATTAAGGATATAGAAAAAATTAGATTTTCTAAAATTTTAGGAGTAGAGGTAAAAAATGGAAAGGCTAAGAATGATCAGGAAACTTACACTTCACATCGGATTTCCGATGTAATACCAGTGGATGAGAAATTTTTAAGACTAGGAGGATATTATCTTGCTGAAGGATCTTTAGGAAGGCAAGAAGTAATGATTTATTTTAACAAAAAGGAAAAGAAATATATAAATGATTCAGTAAATTTAATCAAGAAATTATTTTCTCTGAATCCCTATGTTAAAACTGCAGGTGGAGTGGTTAGAATATCTATATTTTCAAAGTTAGTTAGAGATTTATTTCAAACACTATTTGGGAAGAATGCTCCAAACAAAAAAATACCTCATTGGATGTTATTTTTGCCCTTGGAGAAACAAAAGGAGATAATAAAAGGATTTTATAGAGGAGACGGTTGTCTGAGGAACAAAGATTTTTGTATTGTTACAACCTCAAGGACGTTAGCTTATCAAATGCGAGACATACTTTTAAGATTTAAAATTATTCCGGGGATTGAGAGAAGGAAGAAAGAAAAACTCAATAAAGTGCCAGGAGAGATAGGAGGAAGAAAGATAAGATTTAATTACGATAAATATCATATTAGGATAGGTGGACCTTCTCTTAAAAAAATGAGTGAAATTTTATCTGTTTATCATCCCTACATGGATAAGAGAAATAGGGTCTGCAGACATGCTTGGATAAAAGGAAATTATCTTTATTTGCCCATTAGAGAGGTTGAATCTGAAGGTTATAGAGGGAGAGTCTATAATTTAAGAGTAGAAGGGAATAATACTTACATAGCAAAAAATTTTATTGTTCATAATTGCGACGGAGCAGTATTTTCTGGCAAAACCGTAGCCGTAATAGGAGGAGGAAATTCAGCTTTTGAGACAGCTTTATTTTTAACTAATTTAGCAAAGAAGATTTATATTTTAGAATATGGCTCAGAAATTAAAGCTGATAAGGAAAACCAAGAAGCAGTGGAAAAAAGCGGAAAGGTTAAGATAATAACAAACGCTGCTTTAAAAGAAATTAAAGGAGATAAATTTGTTAATTCATTAGTTTATCAGGACAGGAAAACAAAGGAAGAAAAAACATTAGATGTTGAAGGAATTTTTGTGGAAATAGGTTATCAACCTACCACATTTTTTGTTAAGGGTCTTGTTGATTTTAACGAGGAAGATGAAATAAAGATTGAGTTCGAAACTTGCCAGACAAAAACTCCGGGTCTTTTTGCTGCCGGTGATGTCAATGTGGGAAAATTCAAACAAGTTACCACTGCCTGTGGTGAAGGGACAAAAGCTGCATTAGCTGCTTTTAATTATTTAAAAGGATTAAAGGTATGA
- a CDS encoding ATP-binding cassette domain-containing protein, with protein sequence MKNILLKVEKLWVKGNEKEILKGINFQIKKGEIQALLGPNASGKSTLAQVILGNPKYKISQGRIFFHGREINKILPEKRVKLGIALAWQSPPAVKGVKLSQLLEKISQRELKIPDGRELLGREVNLDFSGGEKKISELIQILALNPKLVIFDEIDSGLDIKKLEKVAKIIKKELIDKNISVLLITHWGQILNFLKPDITNVILDGKIICRSKDYKKVIKTIKKYGYEKCKKCPFFAN encoded by the coding sequence ATGAAAAATATATTATTAAAAGTTGAAAAATTATGGGTCAAAGGCAATGAAAAGGAGATATTAAAGGGAATAAATTTTCAAATAAAAAAAGGAGAGATTCAAGCTCTTTTAGGTCCTAATGCTTCGGGTAAATCGACCCTTGCCCAAGTAATTTTGGGCAACCCAAAATATAAAATAAGTCAAGGAAGAATTTTCTTTCATGGCCGAGAAATTAATAAAATTCTTCCGGAAAAAAGAGTAAAATTGGGAATAGCGTTAGCTTGGCAATCGCCGCCGGCAGTAAAAGGAGTGAAACTTTCTCAATTATTGGAGAAAATTTCTCAAAGGGAACTTAAAATCCCTGATGGAAGGGAATTATTAGGCAGAGAGGTAAATTTGGATTTTTCTGGTGGAGAGAAAAAAATTTCAGAATTAATCCAGATTTTGGCTTTAAATCCAAAATTGGTAATTTTTGATGAAATTGATTCCGGTTTGGATATTAAGAAATTGGAAAAAGTAGCGAAAATAATAAAAAAAGAATTAATAGATAAAAATATTTCAGTTTTATTGATTACTCATTGGGGTCAAATTTTAAATTTTTTAAAACCAGATATTACCAATGTAATACTTGATGGTAAGATTATTTGTCGGAGTAAAGATTATAAAAAAGTTATAAAAACCATTAAAAAATATGGTTATGAAAAATGTAAAAAATGTCCATTTTTTGCAAATTGA
- a CDS encoding 4Fe-4S binding protein yields the protein MSLKFKVNKEKCISCGVCIAVCPEGADWDKDNKSKIIDSKEIEKCGGKTICPYEAIEKVKEEK from the coding sequence ATGTCTTTAAAATTTAAAGTTAATAAAGAAAAATGTATAAGCTGTGGAGTCTGTATTGCCGTTTGCCCCGAGGGTGCTGATTGGGATAAAGATAATAAATCAAAAATTATCGATTCTAAAGAGATAGAAAAATGCGGTGGAAAGACAATTTGTCCTTACGAAGCAATTGAGAAAGTGAAAGAAGAAAAATAG